In Mariluticola halotolerans, one DNA window encodes the following:
- a CDS encoding D-alanyl-D-alanine carboxypeptidase family protein — protein MTRFLAILLAACGVLWTGAAFAQLDFDTKAPFAILMDYESGTVLYQKNADEKMEPASMAKLMTVAVVFDMLKSGRLSLDDEFFISEHAWRDGGASSGGSTMFAELNSKVRVGDLVKSVIIQSGNDASIALAEGIGGTEETFARIMNEKAEELGLTQSHFTNAAGLPDPDMYVSARDLASLARYIISEFPEFYGIFAEPEFEWNGITQQNRNSLLEMGIGVDGLKTGHTESAGYGEVVSTTEGGRRLIAVLHGLKSMRERAEEARKLVTWGTRSFERLPAFKDGETVGYANVYGGETPNVALIGQGAIDLYIPKGSRKCLSASISYQAPIRPPVEKGTKLAELQVLCDGQLIQAAPLYAAESVAEGDIVRRASDALKELAIGWL, from the coding sequence ATGACTAGATTTTTAGCGATACTGCTGGCGGCATGCGGCGTGCTTTGGACAGGCGCCGCCTTTGCACAGCTCGATTTTGATACCAAGGCACCGTTTGCCATTCTGATGGATTATGAATCGGGCACGGTTCTTTACCAGAAGAACGCCGACGAGAAGATGGAACCGGCCAGCATGGCCAAGCTGATGACCGTGGCGGTTGTCTTTGACATGCTTAAATCGGGCCGTTTGTCACTCGATGACGAATTTTTTATTTCCGAACACGCATGGCGTGACGGTGGTGCCTCGTCTGGCGGTTCCACCATGTTTGCCGAGCTGAACTCCAAAGTCCGTGTAGGTGATCTGGTTAAGTCCGTCATTATCCAGTCCGGCAATGACGCCAGCATCGCTTTGGCCGAAGGCATTGGTGGCACCGAAGAAACGTTCGCCCGCATCATGAACGAGAAGGCCGAGGAACTAGGTCTCACTCAATCCCATTTCACAAACGCCGCCGGACTGCCCGACCCGGACATGTATGTCAGCGCACGTGACCTTGCGAGCCTCGCGCGCTACATCATCTCTGAATTCCCCGAATTCTACGGCATATTTGCTGAACCGGAATTTGAATGGAATGGCATTACCCAGCAGAACCGCAATTCCCTTCTGGAAATGGGTATTGGCGTCGACGGGCTTAAAACAGGCCACACCGAGAGTGCCGGCTACGGCGAGGTCGTCTCCACGACCGAAGGCGGGCGTCGCCTGATCGCCGTGCTGCATGGTCTCAAGTCCATGCGCGAAAGGGCCGAAGAAGCACGTAAACTGGTGACCTGGGGGACGAGAAGTTTTGAACGGTTGCCCGCATTCAAGGATGGCGAAACAGTGGGCTACGCCAACGTTTATGGTGGCGAAACACCCAATGTTGCGCTAATCGGGCAGGGGGCAATTGACCTTTATATACCCAAAGGTTCACGCAAATGCCTTTCTGCCAGCATTTCCTACCAGGCGCCTATTCGCCCGCCGGTGGAAAAAGGCACAAAGCTTGCCGAATTGCAGGTCTTGTGCGATGGCCAGCTTATCCAGGCCGCGCCGCTTTATGCTGCCGAGTCGGTGGCCGAAGGCGACATTGTCCGACGCGCGTCCGATGCACTCAAAGAACTGGCCATTGGCTGGTTGTGA
- a CDS encoding septal ring lytic transglycosylase RlpA family protein — translation MRQTIGTSSLRAAMRNGVLAFCVLPLLAGCGAMSGVSDFINTKTKFSSSKYGVSASKRVTTSKNVPKGGGRYQVGKPYKVAGNWYTPKEDPNYDSTGAASWYGPNFHGRHTANGEIFDQFALTAAHPTLPLPSYVRVTNLENNRSIMVRVNDRGPFVGNREIDLSRRAAEMLDYTNKGTARVRVKYVGKAPLEGDDTRMLMASYNKPTQMERSTQQDTRIAMVATPEPQRDQLVAFPASWSAERPRDNVLVTPQGFNVVNATASTVSSTGLGPLFYAPDKAVDSSKAAELIDSAFAATEAMANRPKALNGWRESIDDDARAIRFQLGVFADPINAGNVEQAFALIGAVDAEQIAIGGKPATVLTLTHLKPGATRQDATQRAMQLGLTDAILY, via the coding sequence ATGCGGCAGACAATCGGCACGAGCAGCTTGAGAGCGGCAATGCGCAATGGCGTATTGGCGTTTTGTGTCCTTCCATTGCTGGCGGGCTGTGGTGCCATGTCCGGCGTCTCGGATTTCATCAATACGAAAACCAAATTCAGTTCCAGCAAATATGGGGTGTCCGCGTCCAAACGAGTGACCACATCAAAAAACGTTCCAAAAGGGGGCGGGCGCTATCAGGTCGGCAAGCCCTATAAGGTTGCTGGCAACTGGTACACGCCGAAAGAAGACCCGAACTATGATTCAACCGGCGCGGCGTCCTGGTATGGCCCGAATTTCCATGGTCGCCACACCGCCAATGGCGAGATCTTCGACCAGTTTGCGCTGACTGCCGCGCATCCGACGCTGCCGCTTCCATCCTATGTGCGCGTGACCAATCTCGAGAACAACCGTTCAATCATGGTGCGCGTCAATGATCGCGGGCCATTTGTCGGCAATCGCGAAATTGATCTGTCCCGGCGCGCTGCTGAAATGCTCGACTACACCAATAAGGGCACGGCGCGTGTGCGGGTCAAATATGTCGGGAAGGCACCGCTCGAGGGCGACGATACACGCATGCTGATGGCAAGCTACAACAAGCCAACGCAAATGGAGCGCAGCACACAACAGGATACGCGTATCGCCATGGTGGCAACACCAGAGCCACAACGCGACCAATTGGTGGCGTTTCCCGCTTCGTGGTCTGCAGAAAGGCCACGCGACAATGTGCTCGTTACCCCTCAGGGCTTCAACGTTGTCAACGCCACAGCCAGCACTGTGAGCAGTACCGGACTTGGTCCGTTATTTTACGCACCGGACAAGGCCGTAGATTCCAGCAAGGCAGCCGAACTGATCGACAGCGCCTTCGCCGCCACAGAGGCTATGGCCAATCGACCAAAAGCATTGAACGGCTGGCGCGAAAGCATTGACGATGATGCCCGCGCCATACGGTTTCAGCTGGGTGTTTTTGCTGACCCGATCAATGCCGGCAATGTCGAACAGGCATTTGCATTAATCGGCGCCGTAGATGCGGAGCAGATTGCCATTGGCGGCAAGCCTGCAACCGTCCTCACGCTGACCCACCTCAAGCCTGGCGCAACCCGGCAGGATGCCACGCAACGCGCCATGCAGCTTGGCCTTACGGACGCCATTCTGTATTAG